The DNA sequence AGTGGACTTAGATTTGGCCTGTCAGTATGAGTAGTTCAGCTTCCTGCCAAGAGTATTAATGAAGTGAGGGAAAAGACGTTCCTGCAATTTGAACTTCTGTCTGAAGGCCGGTTTAGTCTCCTACCCGGTGAATTCTGCACTGCGGCTGCACCATTTGCACAGGAGAAGATATCAGTTGTATCTCTACGGGCTTTTGAGATGCAGCTCTGTTTCATCGTAACAGCCACTGCTGTTCTCACTCCTGCAGGAGGAAGCACAACCCTCACAAATGATGACTTCTTTTCCCCTTCAAAAAGCTACATTGTACTGAGAAGCTAGGACACAAATGtgtacatcatcatcatcatagttTTTACCTTTGATACGAAAATGTGGTGGCATTGTATGAAAAAGCAAAACACTTCACAGACTGCAAAATCACAAAGCTAGAGTCTGACAATATTGAGTGACGCATCGTGATGGAAGTTTTTACGCAACCTTCCACTGTACTTAACACTCATGGCGATAATCTTCAATGGTATTTGCATCCATGCAAATCAAACTTTTAGTTAAATTATTAATTCTTTAGAAAACTGCATTGTACGGCTATGATGCCAACATCATCTTCTTCATGGATGTAAATATTGTTGAAAGTGATCATTTCCGCCCCGCCCACCCCTTCCTCTCTTGATTTGATGCAGATCCAAGGTTGACTTTGAATTATATCTGTTTTGTTTTAATGCAATGTTTAGGAATACACAATTACAGCAAGGAGGCAATATGGTTGAATCAAGAACAGAATTTCTCGGAAAGACACACGAATGAGGCAGTAATGAACGGCAATGTCTGTGATGCATTTGTGTTTACAATGGGATGCCACATTCCCTGCACTCAGCAAGCAGATTGCGGCATGAAACCATCATAGTTTCTGTTACCATGGATACAACAGAAATgttgaacattaaaaaaaaaaaaattctacacaggttttttgtgtgtgtatgtgtgcgtgtgtgtgtgtgtgtgtgtgtgtgtgtgtgtgtgtgtgtgtgtgtgtgtgtgtgtgtgttgaggggatgggggtgggggggtgtaaTACCTGATCTGTGTGGGTCCATTATATGATTACTATtcactaaataaaaacaaagtctGTTTGGAATCTAATAATGAGGGCTAAAAGTGTGACAGCAATAAGGAGTATGGAACTAATGTTAGAATTTCTTTAAATCAATGAATTGGCCTCTCAATATTTACAATAAGGGATGAACTCAATTTGACCACGTAAGGCACTGGTGTCCAAACTATAGCATGCAGGCCATTTGTGGCCTGCCCGGTTTTTAGTGGCCCGtggcataaataaaaaaatatatatttggcaTGAcctgcaatgaaattaaaaaaaaggtatgTGGGTGTGAGCAATAGTTAGAAATGTGGTTGTTGAAAAAGTGGGCTATATGAGCAATATACCAAATATATAGTGAAATGCCACTATAACTTTTAATAAAGCTtttctaaaataataaaatatatttgaggAATAAAGCTGTGGTGATAATTTTTGTTTCAGAAACAAAAATGGTTctatttggatctattctagtgGGCTGCAGGGTCACGGGCCAATCCAAAACTAACTTTGCATTAACAATTGTACCATGTTTAAAAAGttgtattgaaaaaaataattacttcCGTCCTGACATTTTTCTGTATGCAGACCTCGGAGGAAAGAGTTTGGACACCTCTGCTGTAAGGTGGATTTATTCATTACATTGGGGTCTTTTTGGTTGTTATTGGTACATTTCAATGTTATACATGCACATACAAGCCGCAATGTGAGGCAAGGTTGTCCATATAAGAATGCTAGCAGAAGCAAATATGATGCTAGTACCACAGGCACACATGACAAAAACATATACTGCCATGCAAAACTTGAAAAGCTGTACAGTGGCTTTTCTGGCTGCCCTGTCTGAGGAGAGTAACTCACACATCAGAGAAAGCTTAGAAATATGATTTTGGTTAACTTGGTAACAACTGCATTAGTGCAAGCAATTTGGATCCTTGGAAAAGCAGAATGGGTGACCAAAATCTCATTACACTAGCTAATTACTATTTTGTCTAAGCTTATTAACAAGCTAGCATTAGCGAGCTCATTAGCGTGATATCGTGAGTTGGGTTGTGCCACAGATTGATTGTTGAGACAACAGGTCTTAGGATTCTGTGTAATATTTCCTAAAGCAAATATTAGTACGTAATAGAAATAATCTGTTCCAGGATCAAAGTGTCACCACAGGCAATAGAGTACTTCAAGAAACAATTAAACATACTTAACTGCCGTACACATTGCAATTTTATCCACTACATTTAGGTTCTAATACTGAATTGAACATCAGGGGCAGATTCCAATGTAAAGGTCCACTGAATCCAGGAAACTATGTTGATATTGTTTGAAGACTACTTGGGTGCCATCGTCAAGATTGCCACAATTTGACCCAAGTTATTATATGGTAAGCATATCTGCCTCACAGTACTGTGGTTCGGGTTTCAAATCTTGGCTTTGGGTTTCTTCTGTGGAGATTGTATGTTCTTTTCTTGCTGATGTGGTTTTCTGTGTCCTCGAAATTCcatcaaaatgcattttaattcgAGATGCTAAATTGGTCCAATAGTGGTTAatggttgttcatctgtgtgcgtTGCTATTGATTGGCTACCAATCAAGGGAATGCCCTTCAGTTTGCTCAAAGCTGGGCTGAGCTCCTAATAAGGGTAGGGAAAAAATGTAGTATGTATGGCTGAATTTGACTCATAATTTACTTTATCTGAGGTTTGAACTCTCAGACTTGCCAACTTTCTGGTGTAGCTCACTTAAGatgtaaataataatttaaaaaaaaaaaaagtgggcctGATATCGTAGCTTGCTCTACTCAAGCAAATGTTCCCCTTGTGCAAGATAGACTGATGAGGCAAAGAACAGTCTCAGCATTCAGGTACAAAACCATACATTAAAATACTTCAAGGGCATGTGGGACAAGCGCTTAAATGGCTAAAAGTAAAAACTCGGCTCATCCCGTTGGATCGGGGCCTCTCTCTTCGTCGCTGGTGTCGGGGGAGGATGGCGGCACGACCTCTCCCATCCTCTTTAGTTTGGCCTTGTAGTAGTTCTTCTTCATCCTAAAGGCTTTCACCTTCTGGCGAGCTGCTCGTGTCTTCTCCCTCATCAGCTCCTGCTCCCACGCCAGCACTTTCATCCTGTTCTCCCACTCTAGCAGCTTCATGTGCTGCTGTTGCTCCAGGACTTCTGCCCTCTGCTGGTGATCCGCCGCTTCCTGTGTCCGGCTGACTGCCGGCGGGACGAGACGCTGGGTGACAAAGCCGGAGGTCCCTGGGGGAGGGGGCAAGTATTCAGCATACAGACAAGAGATTTCCCTCTAGTTAAGGAACAATGTGAAGTGAATGAATTGGGATCAATATGTCATCATCATAAAGTCTTTATTAACTGTACAGCGGGGTGATAAATCACATTTGTTAGTCATAAGTGTCAAGTCTTAATTTTCATGCATGGCCCCAGTTAATGTGGCAACAATCAAGCAAGCAAGCCAAGTCACGTCTCCACTAAATTTCAAACAAGTTATAAGTCAagtaattttttctttttttaaaatggtgcCTTGACTTGAGAGTTTAATTTGTTCGGTGACCACAATCATAATACAAATCACATCTTTTGCGGCTACCATCTTGATTTTTGTTTACAATTCAAAGTTTAAAAAGAAGTCCAGCAACGTTTCATCGCTCGATAAACAAGATAGTTGGGTCATTTGTAAGTCAAGGCACCACCATAAATTCAAACATTCACCACTTTGCACTCAGTAGCTGTTGCTATTCTCTCTCCCCCGATGTACTGTAATATTTGATTTGGTGTCAAAGTGACTGTATCTACCTGCTGCTGTAAAGTAGGCAGCAGGGAAGGATGCATCCTGCAGCTCAGTATTGTGGAGACTGGAGTTTGACACGGGGCTGTGTTGCGGATCTGACCAGTCGTTCCCTGGTAGTCTATCCAGGTCGTGACGTTGCAGGCAAATAGCCACGTGGTCCTTGCTGTCTTCAGTCTGTGCATCACACTGAGGTGAAAGAATACTTCATCATCTACAGTTTTGGTTAGAACAATTGTTTTAAGGTAGTTACCCAATTCAAGCTGCCGTTCATCTGTCCTGCAGCATTTATCATCCTCAAGTTGCCTGTTTGACAGAACAAGAGAGAAGGAGCGCAAgtaattgtgtttgtggaaaCCAGTGGGCAGAGTATGTACAACACGCCCTACAAGAAATAAGATTGTTTACTATTATACTATTATATTactattatatataattatattataattTTACAAATACTGTAAAATACAGTATTAATATAAAGCATCTTAATATCTTGCGCCACATTGAGACAATATTCGATGATTGAAATTTGGTGACCTGTAGAAAAATGCTGTATCAACGCATGGTGATGTAACAGAAATTGCATGGGCACTCATTTTGGGTGGGAACATGGGTGGCTTTGCCaaagtaagcagagctgcaaatGTTAATGTTTTTGATAAACAGCGCTTACTTGATTGCTCCAAGCGCTTTTTCTCATTAAGTTAGGCACGAGTCCTGACACAAATCGCAAAAATACGCAAAAAATGTTGCTTCTGAAAGTATTTACAATTGCCTATTTTGATAATTACAACCCATACTATCACCCCAACACACTTTAATATAATTTCAAACAAATCTTACAACAATACCCctaaaaacaaatgccttaCAAATTATTTGATTTTCATAAAACTTCACCTGAAGTATGCATGCACATGCGAGGAAGACTCTATCTAGGAATACGAAAATATTAGTCTTTGGTCGGAATGTATCACTTCTTTGACATCAATTACTACTTTCTTTTTCACCAGAACTttggtgccatcttgtggcatcttaggAGATTACAGAATGTGTATAAAAGAAGAGAAGTGTGACTAGTGTTTATAGTAAAGCCTGTGTAGCTAAGACTTAGATTCTTGAATATTGAGGGTATTGGGGGCGTTAGGGGCGTGCCAGAGACAGTTAAATTGCACGTGTTGGCTTACTAAATGCTCGCTGGTAGTGACCTATTAATTAGCACTGACTAGTACTGTTCATTGACAGCATAGCTTGGCATTAACGCACCACATCTGAGATGAAAAATATACTAATTATAATATACTCATAATGCCGTGTAAACCTTAATTTAGCAGTTTCATCGTAGAATAACAACTACGCGTAGTGTCGTGATTGTGTGGCAGTAAGCAGCATAATGACACGCCGAGAATGCACGTAATTATTATTGCACAGGATTGTTTCCTCCCGTCTGTTTCCTACTTTGACATGTGAAGCTTATCTACCTTCCACAAGCTTGCGCACCGCCGCTTTGTGTCCAGCTCCCCCTGCGTGGctggtgagagcagcctcgcccaTGGTCTGAAGTTTAATGGATTTAGAACAGGCCCGACATCGAGCGAAGTGAATGTCATGGGTGTCCTTAACCAGCCAGTCTTTGTAAGCCTCCTTGGAAAGCCAGGACTCCTGAAATTTGCACTTCCCAGGCATGGTCGAAGGAGAAGTTAGCTGGAACGCTATTCCACGGAGCTTCAGCTTCTAACGGCGCATTTAAGTTCACTCGGAAAGGGGCAATTTCTCATTATTGCTTCACTGCGCCATTTAATATTTGGAGAGTTTTATTAACCCTTGCATTATCAATGCAGCGATACTCGCCCATTTAAACATTATTCAGTGTCGACCTACTCATGACCCACTCATTTAATTCATTGAAAGTCACATCGGAGTGGCATCTACTGTTGTTGCTTATGAAACTATGGCTTTGCTAATCCAGTTTTCAAATCAAATATGAAATCCACAAAGAATGGGGGTAAAAGTGTTTTTTGTAAAAACGTGCCGCATAGGGATTATAACGACTCTTCTGTTTTAACCAAACATCCTTAAAAGCCTCACAACGCAGTCGACCTCTTACACGTGACTCATTGTGTCCAATAGAAATTCATCTTCAGTATTTCCAACCAGTCAGCAACCAAGAACCCCTGTGAGAGGTCTGATTGGTCATAACGCGGCACAACACGGAAGACGGAAAACGATCACGCTGGACCTTATTGGAAACTTGAAAATAGAAATATTTTGAAACGTCTCCTGTCTATTCTCAAGATACCTTGTGGGCAAAATGCAAACCGTAAACGTTACTTTTTGCAGTCTCACATAGACTAACTCATGCTTAAGCAAGATGTCAGCGACTTCAAAATGCTTTACTCAAGATCACTTGAAGATGGAGACAGCAGCGTTAGTGGTCCCGGTCACAGCTCTGGAATTCTTCCAGGACACGTTTCTACTCACAGGTAGGCATTCCTTCCACTGCacaaattttattattttcctcCTGCAAACATTTGTCCCTAATGCATTGTAAAACtccagtatttaaaaaaaaatgtttttgcagtGCAAATGCAGTTCTAATTTCATTGTTGTCAGGTGAGGGTCCAGTGTTGACGGTGTACAATCTACTGCCTGAACCTAAAGCATGTACCTCAGCGACGGTGCTTCAACAGCACCGCATCCACGGGATAAGACCAAAAGTCTTGTCGACTGCTTCACAGCAGAATTCATTCACAGAAAGTTGCAGAGAAACTAAAGGTAAGCTCAACTTTTATGCTTTGCATTCATTACATCTGATGACCACGATCCCCCTCTCCTCACTCCCTAGACCTGAGCACCACACTTCAACCCAACTCCTATGATCTAGCTGTGTTTGGTGGAAAGGCAGTCCGGCTTGTGAAACTACATTTGGATGCCTCAGCTGTGGAGCCTGTGCACTTGGAGATACTGACTCCCCTTGTAGAGCTCCAGGACTGGGCTCTTGATATCCGCTGGCTATGTGAAGATGAGCAGTCTCTCCTGTGTGTGGCTGTTGCCCATAACGGTGCCCTTCTCCTGGACATCAGCTCAGGGAATGCCTTAGCTCAACGCTCGTGTCTGGAAGGGTGTCTGCTGTACTCTGCCCTCCTTGTGGTGCATAAATCTTGGGCAGATACTGTTCTGATAGCAGGGACCGTTTTCAACCAGCTGGTTCTTTGGAAGCCTGGAGGAGGAGAGAGTAATAAAAAAGCTCCGGTGGAAAGGCGTTTGCTGGGACACACCGGTGTTATCTTCAGCATCTCTTATCTCCTGGAGAAAGGATTGCTGGCATCAGCTTCCGATGACCGTAGTGTCAGGGTGTGGGCTGTTGGTGCTTTAGGGGGCTCTGGAGGGAACTGTGGGGACTTGAAGCCAACGTGCTTAAGGGTGCTTTTTGGACACCAAGCAAGGGTCTTCTCAGTGTTCCTTTCCCCAAGCAGAGTGTTTAGCGCTGGGGAAGATGGAGCATGCTTAATTTGGGACTGGGCTGGAGTTGGGACAGTGCTTCGCACTTTGAAGGGACATCGAGCAGGTGGTATTCGAGCGCTGGCAGTCGGTGCGGGAAGGGATGACACAGGCAGATGGGTGGCAACCGGGGGAGCGGACGGAGGGGTGAGATTGTGGAAGGTTGAAGACGATGAAGAGGAAGACACTGCGACAAATACAATAACAGACTTGGAGTTTTCTGGTCAAGGCATGCCGAAAGTAGTTTGTGTCACAGAAGGCGAAGCTCACACTGAAAATTGGAACAAGTGTAGGATTGTGGTTTGTACTGACCAAGGATTTGTTTACCAATACGGTGACGGCTGCTGGGAGTTGTTATGGCAAGGTTCTCCTGAGTTTCAGTCCTACTGTGTAATGGAAACTGTGGCCTTTAGAGTGAAAGACTCAACAAGCAGAGCTAATTTATGTGCTGTTGGGAGCCTGAGCGGAGTATTAGAGGTCTTTCTCATCTCTCATCCTTACAATCGCATTGTCCTCCAAGCTGGATCAGGAAAGATTCACAGTCTTACTTGGCAGCAATGTGATCCAAATGTGTATTTGCTAGCGTCAGGTGCTGAAGGACGAGTCCATCGCTGGTGTATTGGTGTGAACTTCAATGAAACGAGTACTCCCTCTCTCTGGGTAAAATGCTGCCCTGCATTTGTCCTGCCTGCTTGTGCCAAACGTTGGCTGACGGCTGCAGTGCGCTTCCATTACAAGTCAAAGCGGGCTCTGTGGTTGTGCGGAGACAGAAGGGGGTCCCTGCTTTTGTTTCAGGAAGACCTGGAGCAAGTGTGTGAGAAAGAGACTACTCAAAGAATTCATGAAAGGGATGGAACACTGAAAGAGACAGAGAGGCCAGAGGAACACGAAGGCCAGCCATTGTCTCCACTAAGCTGCTTGTTTGGTGTCCATGGAAAACAGGGTGTCACATCAGTCTGTGAATATCAGGGACTTCTCTACAGTACTGGGAGGGATGGCTGTGTGCGGATTTCCAGAGTGCATTACACACACAAAGAACAAGATGAGGGAAGTGGTAAGGTCCTTCAGCTGGAGGTTCTAAGAGTCCAGCGGGCTTGCAAAGGTATGGAGTGGCTAGAAAGGGCTTTGATCATGGCACCTCACAACTCTGCGGAGAATGGACTTCTAAATGAATTTGAAAGGCTAAATGTGATCGAGGAGAACCAAGAAGAAGGGTTAAAGCTAGAGAACAAGGGAACAGAAGCCCGCTTTGTCATTTTTGGCTTTCATGCCACCCAGTTTGTAGTTTGGGATCCGGTAAAGCAGGAGAGGCTCTTAACGGTGCCTTGTGGCGGTGGCCATCGCTCTTGGAGTTTCTGGCCGATCCACAGTGGAGTTTGGTCTGGATACGGGGCTCTGGTTTTCATCAAGCAGGGGTCCGTCCTGGCTTCTGAGCCCCCCGTAGGCTCATCAAGCTGGTCGGGCAGGGCAGCGTGGAATGAGGGATGGAGCCTGAGGGAGGGCATACATGGGAGGGGGATCGGGTGTGTTTGCCGGTTGGGGAGCATTTGGGTTCAGAAAGACTGTGCAGCAGACAGAGCAGGAAGTTTGAACTCGGATGGGGTTCAAGTTGAGGAGCAGTGGGAAGTGATAGTGACCGGTGGAGAAGACACAAGCTTAACAGTTTTGGCCATACACCCCAATTCTGGTAGCGTTACAGTCCTCTCCGTTATTACCGACCACATCTCGAGCGTACGCGCCATGGTGGCGCTTCCTCATCAAGATGGACAGAGATTTCCTACCCATGCCCAGACCCTCTCTGCCCTTTTGATATCAGCCAGCGGGCGAGCTCAATTACAGTGTTATCGGCTGTGCTTCGGCTGGAACAAGCAGAGACTGGCTCCCTTCTGCCAGGTGGTGCAGGTGGCCAGTCACAGATTGGATGAACACTGGGAGAGGAAGAGGAACAGACACAAGATGGTGAAAATGGACCCGGAAACGAGGCAAGTCTCAAGAGCATAAATTACTATAAAAACTGCTACTGTAACATCATGGCTGTGCGTTTTCAGATATATGTCCATGGTGGTGGTTGACCACAAGTCAGATGCTGTTCTTGTGGCTCTTGCCTGCAGTGACGGTGCAGTCAGGTTAGTAATGTTGCAAAAAATACTGTACCAGAGCTCTgatcagtgcttctcaattacaCTACtggtcaaaagtttggggtcgctTCGAAATGTCCTTGTATTGAATCTTCACCAGGCCTTTCTGATGGGCGTCTGTCACTAACCTAGGCTtgtcacattttttagaatgatACAGTTTCACAGGGACTATCATGATAAATCATTAgattgcaatgttttttatGCTGTTGATATGGTAAAGCATCTTAAATCGTGTACCTATGTCCTTGTCAAGAGCAAATAATAATTGTCAAGACTATTGAACATTATTTATCCAAGATATTACTTATTTTCAAACGACATCATTATTAAAATGCATCTTGCACTTATAAAATTAACCATAAATACAGTGACCTTTAAAGCGTAGCGTTATGGTGTGTACAGAGATACACTACTGtttaaaagtttggggtcaccgagACTATTTCGTGTTTAACATGAATATTAACCcaattgtgtatgtgtgtgtatatatgcatgtgtttttgtgtgcaaaTTTGTGGAAAAACCCATGGCTAGCTATATCAAAAATAAGAATATCTGTATCAGCCTTCCCAGGTcaccattgtaaatgagaaagtgttctcaattggcttacctggtaaaacattgaatattttttttaataatcacaCTGAACAGATTTTGGTATTTGTATGCAGGCTCAAAAGCTCTACCAAGGATCTGATTTCGATTACACATAAGGACAATTACATTTCTTTTAACAGAAATACTTTtaaattttcagttttttaaTGTGCATTCTTCTGATCTGATGCACTTTTTAGTGAGTTGATCATAGATTAGTAGCCTTTTAACCATCAATATTGCTGTCGTTTCAACCCTGCACACTGTATTGTTTCATTAAAGTCCTATTTGTTTTGAATCACTGTCAGTTCCTCAATGCCATTGCTCTCTTTTTTAGATTGTTCTCCGTCAGTGAAGTGAAACGCCAAATTGATTTGTTGCGGGAGATGTTTTACCACCAGCGGTGTGTGCTCAGCGTTGCTACCTGCAGCCTACAGGATGGAAAAGGCAACAGGTAGCACATTGTTTCTGTCTTTCACACCTGACTGTTTTTACATTAATATAACTCATGCTGTAAAGTATTGTTTCTGTCTTTCACACTTGACTGTTTTTAGATTAATATAACTCATGctgtaaaaaatataaatgtaaatattatgGGGAGGGATTTGTATCAAAACTATTGTCACAAATACTACGTCCACAATTTTCATATGTTTCACATCTCTAAATATACACTGCAGTTCAAAACTTtggggtcacttagaaatgtccttattttttaaatagaattgctgtttttttttcaatgttttaagaggttacacacacacacgcacacacacacacacacacacacacacacacacacacacacacacacacacacacacacacacacacacacacaaaccacatAGTGTATTGGTCTGAGCATTAATGAAATGGGTACTTTTATTCATTACATAGAGCTGTGACAAATGTTTGTAATTTTCTGCAGGTACATATTGCTATTCAGTGCTGCGACTGATGGCAAGATTGCAGTGTGGGATCTGACCCAAGAAACCTACAGCTCGCTGAGTGGTGCTCCAACTCCGTTAATCCCCTGCCTCACCTTAACCGCCCACCAGAGTGGTGTTAACTCACTGGCTGTTTGGGTCCAGACAcaagggcatcaagatggcggccTTTTAACCATTGCGAGCGGCGGGGATGACGGGATGCTGATGATGTCCACCATTAGCGTGGACTACCTGTACAATCATGGCACGACTGTGGGCTTTACACAGGATCAGCCGCAAACTCATCTTGGTCTACATCTTCTCTCCCAATTGAGTATCCCTTTGGCCCATGCAGCCCCTCTAACTGCCCTGAAGCTGCTTAGACCAGGCCTGATAGTCAGCACCTCTTGCGATCAGAGAGTCTGCCTGTGGGAGCTCCGCAGTACTTCcatcaaccacaaaatggtgctgtGCTCCCATGTTGCTGATGCTGCAGGACTTGCAGTGTGGGAGGACCAGGTGATGGTGGCGGCGGAAAATGGAAAGAGGACGACCGAATCTGAGGCTGATGAGGTTTGTGGAAGGACAGAAGGTCAGACGCATTTAGAACGAACAAAAGGTAACGCAGAGGGGCTGGGTCATAAGGACCAGGAAGATGGTGGGTCATGGGATAAGATAGACGACTCAATTATGAAGATGGATGCTGAAACAGAGTTTGGCAAGAAAATACATACTAACAACCAACATGGAGATGAGACAATCACAGGAATTGCTTTGAGATCTTGTGATGAAAGGAAAGGGGCAGAAATTACGGGATGGGTGTTGGTCTGTGGTCAAGGCTTCCAGCTTCTGC is a window from the Syngnathus scovelli strain Florida chromosome 2, RoL_Ssco_1.2, whole genome shotgun sequence genome containing:
- the wdr6 gene encoding tRNA (34-2'-O)-methyltransferase regulator WDR6; the protein is MSATSKCFTQDHLKMETAALVVPVTALEFFQDTFLLTGEGPVLTVYNLLPEPKACTSATVLQQHRIHGIRPKVLSTASQQNSFTESCRETKDLSTTLQPNSYDLAVFGGKAVRLVKLHLDASAVEPVHLEILTPLVELQDWALDIRWLCEDEQSLLCVAVAHNGALLLDISSGNALAQRSCLEGCLLYSALLVVHKSWADTVLIAGTVFNQLVLWKPGGGESNKKAPVERRLLGHTGVIFSISYLLEKGLLASASDDRSVRVWAVGALGGSGGNCGDLKPTCLRVLFGHQARVFSVFLSPSRVFSAGEDGACLIWDWAGVGTVLRTLKGHRAGGIRALAVGAGRDDTGRWVATGGADGGVRLWKVEDDEEEDTATNTITDLEFSGQGMPKVVCVTEGEAHTENWNKCRIVVCTDQGFVYQYGDGCWELLWQGSPEFQSYCVMETVAFRVKDSTSRANLCAVGSLSGVLEVFLISHPYNRIVLQAGSGKIHSLTWQQCDPNVYLLASGAEGRVHRWCIGVNFNETSTPSLWVKCCPAFVLPACAKRWLTAAVRFHYKSKRALWLCGDRRGSLLLFQEDLEQVCEKETTQRIHERDGTLKETERPEEHEGQPLSPLSCLFGVHGKQGVTSVCEYQGLLYSTGRDGCVRISRVHYTHKEQDEGSGKVLQLEVLRVQRACKGMEWLERALIMAPHNSAENGLLNEFERLNVIEENQEEGLKLENKGTEARFVIFGFHATQFVVWDPVKQERLLTVPCGGGHRSWSFWPIHSGVWSGYGALVFIKQGSVLASEPPVGSSSWSGRAAWNEGWSLREGIHGRGIGCVCRLGSIWVQKDCAADRAGSLNSDGVQVEEQWEVIVTGGEDTSLTVLAIHPNSGSVTVLSVITDHISSVRAMVALPHQDGQRFPTHAQTLSALLISASGRAQLQCYRLCFGWNKQRLAPFCQVVQVASHRLDEHWERKRNRHKMVKMDPETRYMSMVVVDHKSDAVLVALACSDGAVRLFSVSEVKRQIDLLREMFYHQRCVLSVATCSLQDGKGNRYILLFSAATDGKIAVWDLTQETYSSLSGAPTPLIPCLTLTAHQSGVNSLAVWVQTQGHQDGGLLTIASGGDDGMLMMSTISVDYLYNHGTTVGFTQDQPQTHLGLHLLSQLSIPLAHAAPLTALKLLRPGLIVSTSCDQRVCLWELRSTSINHKMVLCSHVADAAGLAVWEDQVMVAAENGKRTTESEADEVCGRTEGQTHLERTKGNAEGLGHKDQEDGGSWDKIDDSIMKMDAETEFGKKIHTNNQHGDETITGIALRSCDERKGAEITGWVLVCGQGFQLLQIQNKDTYKDVQLHERRRSEKDECTVALHGKLT
- the LOC125988173 gene encoding uncharacterized protein gives rise to the protein MPGKCKFQESWLSKEAYKDWLVKDTHDIHFARCRACSKSIKLQTMGEAALTSHAGGAGHKAAVRKLVEGNLRMINAAGQMNGSLNWCDAQTEDSKDHVAICLQRHDLDRLPGNDWSDPQHSPVSNSSLHNTELQDASFPAAYFTAAGTSGFVTQRLVPPAVSRTQEAADHQQRAEVLEQQQHMKLLEWENRMKVLAWEQELMREKTRAARQKVKAFRMKKNYYKAKLKRMGEVVPPSSPDTSDEERGPDPTG